In the Excalfactoria chinensis isolate bCotChi1 chromosome 18, bCotChi1.hap2, whole genome shotgun sequence genome, AGCGGGGCGCGTCCGCGGGGCTGCGTGCGGGGTCCGGGGGGGCGGCATCCCGGGGGCTGTAGGGGCCGCATCCCGAGTAGCGGTGGGTTTGAATGGCGGGTGCCGGGGGTCGCATCCCGGGTAGTGCAGGCTTTGCATCCCCGGTTGCACGGCAGGTGCGTcccagggctgggggaggaTTTGCGCCGTGAGagagctgggggtggggggggttcTGAGCGCTCGGCGAGGGGTAGATCGGCACGTGGGGGCCGGACCGCGGAGCCGCAGCTGGGTTTGCTGTACCGGGGATGCAGGCAGGGCTCAGCGCTTCCCCAGCAGAGCGCGATGTGACCCCGGGGCACCGCCATGGCCCTGCTGCCAGCCGGAGGGGCCCGGAAGCAACGCACAGCCCGGGGGGAGCGCGgcgaggaggaggtggaggagacCCCCCCGGCACCGCTCAGCACCCGCCGCAGATGAGTGCCCCCATCCAGGTAAGGAACCTGCACAGCAGGACCGGAGTGACCGGCGGGGGTCCTGGACCTGCCACCCCCCCGGTCCTCTTTCTCCCCATGTCCCCACTGCTTCTCCTGCCCCCTCAGCCCCGTGCAGGGACGGAGCTCCCAGCGCCGCTCCTTCTCTCCTGGGACTCCTGGCACCAAGAATCCCGGCCGTGCCCCAGGCATGCTGGCACCTTCCCAGCCCCAAAGCCTTTCGGGGCCCCCTGGAGGGTTACGTGCTGGCTGCTGTGTAATTTTCCATCTTGGCTCCTCCCAAGACaatcagatttcattttgtttttaatttctaattGCTACGACTACGACCCAGCAGGAGTGGCAATGACTCACCGAGAAGGACTTCAAAATGTTCATGGGGGTGGGGAGAAGTGAGGATAAGTGGGTCTCTTCGCTGGGCAAATACCCATGGGAGCACCCCAAACAGCCCGGGGCCAGTTTAATAGGATTGAGCCGGGAGATCCCGATCTCCTCAGGGCGCTGGGATCAGCCCGGTGCGGTTTTGGGGACGGGATCCCAGTGCTTTTGGGGTGACTGCGTGCCTCGCAGGTGCTCGCAGGACATCGGCGACCACTCGGCACTGAAGGCAGCGTGGAGACATGAGCGGCAGCACGGTGAGTGCAGCCCCTTAAAGCCATTCGGGAGGGCCGAGCTGGGGGCGGCCGTGCCAGCGCCAGGGAtcctctggcagcagctcagagagctCACGCAGTAAAGCGtttgcctcctcctcctctctccttaAAGCCCTGCGGCCATGCAAGCCCTGCCGCTatggagagctggagctgcgTGCGTGGCTGGGCAGGGAAGGACAGGaatgtccccatctccatccccatcctgtTCCCACCCCTATCCCAGCTCCCAGTGGCCAGCAAAGGGAGAATGAGTTGGTGATCTCCATCCTGAACCCTTTGGGGAGGGGTCCTGACCGCTGTCCCCCCCACCCGCAGAGCCAACGTGCCGCCGTCTTCGTGCTCCTCTTCGCCCTGCTCATGCTGCTGATCATCTACAGCTCCAGCAGCGGGACCGAGGTGTTCCCCTACAGCGCACTGCGGGGCAGAGCCCGGCGGCCCCCCAacctgcggcactggagggtGAGCAGCGGCTACCTGCCCGTCTCTGGGAACAAGGTGGGCACAGGATGTGGGTATGGAGATGGGATGTCCCCGTGGGTGGGACACTGAAGCCCCTTGGTTTGGGCTCCCCTTGGTTTGGGGTCCCTGTGATTTGGGCTCCCCTTGGTTTGGGGTCCCTGTGATTTGGGATCCCCTTGGTTTGGACTCATTGTGTCCATCGCCTCAGAGCCTGGCTGCCCACTGCCACCAATGCGCCATCGTCACCAGCTCCAGCCACCTCCTGGGCACCCACCTGGGGGCTGAGATCGACCAAACCGAGTGCACCATCCGCATGAACGACGCTCCCACCACCGGCTATGAGGCCGAT is a window encoding:
- the ST6GALNAC6 gene encoding alpha-N-acetylgalactosaminide alpha-2,6-sialyltransferase 6 isoform X1, producing the protein MAGAGGRIPGSAGFASPVARQAGLSASPAERDVTPGHRHGPAASRRGPEATHSPGGARRGGGGGDPPGTAQHPPQMSAPIQSQRAAVFVLLFALLMLLIIYSSSSGTEVFPYSALRGRARRPPNLRHWRVSSGYLPVSGNKSLAAHCHQCAIVTSSSHLLGTHLGAEIDQTECTIRMNDAPTTGYEADVGNKTTFRVVAHSSIYRVLKRPQEFVNKTPETILIFWGPPAKMQKGLLKIIQRVGASFPNMTAYVVSPHRMKQFDELFRGETGKDREKSRSWLSTGWFTMGIAVELCDAVHVYGMVPPNYCSQHPQPRRMAYHYYEPKGPDECTTYIHNERSRRGNHHRFITEKRVFASWAAPYNITFSHPTWP